A stretch of the Uranotaenia lowii strain MFRU-FL chromosome 3, ASM2978415v1, whole genome shotgun sequence genome encodes the following:
- the LOC129758210 gene encoding endocuticle structural glycoprotein ABD-5-like, which produces MNKFLALISVGCVLLAVHQTLGAPQGPDAVGTRSAAQEVTVVRSFSENNGFDGYRFTYELSDGQIRSEVGTYKDAKDAEGKDVKVLVVQGSYSYVAPDGQTHWVNYVADENGYRPKVGTGPTGGIQPGQDAPISTA; this is translated from the exons atgaataaattcctGGCTCTGATCAGTGTGGGGTGTGTCCTGTTGGCCGTTCACCAAACTTTGGGGGCTCCCCAGGGCCCGGATGCTGTTGGTACGCGATCGGCGGCTCAGGAAGTGACGGTTGTGCGATCGTTCAGTGAAAATAATGGCTTCGATGGGTATCGGTTCAC TTACGAGCTGAGCGATGGGCAGATCCGTTCCGAGGTGGGAACCTACAAGGATGCCAAGGATGCCGAGGGTAAGGACGTCAAGGTCCTGGTCGTCCAGGGATCGTACTCGTACGTTGCTCCCGATGGCCAGACGCACTGGGTCAACTACGTTGCCGACGAAAATGGATATCGCCCCAAGGTTGGAACCGGCCCAACTGGAGGAATCCAGCCGGGTCAGGATGCTCCCATTAGCACCGCCTAA
- the LOC129758773 gene encoding larval cuticle protein 1-like yields the protein MSKFIIFAVIICTSVSCLLAVPVQEARYQPSDVQIVRYENDHNPQENYQFRYALSDDQTRDEVGTLKDGQDAEGNAVRFYVVRGAYSYVGPDGQTHWVHYTADETGFHPRTGTGPEPDRKF from the exons ATgtcaaagtttatcattttcgCGGTAATCATCTGTACCTCCGTCAGTTGTCTTCTGGCGGTGCCAGTCCAAGAGGCCAGATACCAGCCCTCGGATGTCCAGATCGTCCGCTACGAGAACGATCACAATCCGCAGGAGAATTATCAGTTTCG CTACGCGCTAAGCGATGACCAGACACGCGACGAAGTTGGAACGCTGAAGGACGGCCAAGATGCCGAGGGTAACGCTGTGCGCTTCTATGTGGTACGAGGGGCCTACTCTTACGTGGGACCCGATGGCCAGACGCACTGGGTTCACTATACGGCCGACGAGACCGGATTCCATCCACGCACCGGAACTGGACCGGAACCGGACAGGAAGTTTTAG